Proteins from one Ananas comosus cultivar F153 linkage group 5, ASM154086v1, whole genome shotgun sequence genomic window:
- the LOC109710970 gene encoding protein FAR1-RELATED SEQUENCE 5-like, with product MAASIRNHVMVDKTNDNSIWEYINIDAYDKKLEVGIIVNSEDEAYNLYNEYALRKGFSIRKGNKRLVDGVLRQREYVCSKAGFSDSKDPCNLKGINRLVTRTGCTARVRFSIKSGAWEVTHFNDMHNHEFAKQEERHNLRSGRRMLDSHAAVISSMVQAGIKPIKSYSYLAKQVGGTQNVGFTKKDCYNFLHTARKVMIEAGDGQSVINYFKHRQLEDPMFFYSVQVDQENQMANFFWRDGRSKLDYDAFGHVIIFYTTYRTNKYNMICAPFVEINHHWKNVLFGCAFLLDETTESFIWLFETFLEAMGGQEPRSIFTDQDQAMANAIRIVFPKSRHRLCLWHLWNNAKKHLAGIYGNSNFNAKFSKCLSGCVDEMEFQSVWEDMIKTFNLQDNVWLNRLYEIRAKWCTALNMDFFSAKTKSTQRSESTNSVFHQIFGTSLPLIQVIECYEKKAEDMRQGERDEDFHCKNGAPKSVISYGGILENAANVYTIKLFAMFKEEFLEGVGLNCIEVNVEQKLVTYTLNKSSEKKAFFVKFDTSDFNISCSCKLFESLGLLCRHSLRVLLVNNVNAIPTQYILHRWTKDAKKRLMCHTTESSNKDEKSARALRLSELNHLGHNIFDKGSLTVEGTKIVKDKLMETLELLEKSFGSLNTSENLKGKSVCNSAIRFVNDTHSSDENMQVLDPPCVRKKGLTNARIKSQLEKKVKRKKMRETSHVSQSHQNQMFRSSSSTMPQHGATQMSQLNQKPMIYSGHFQGPQTGYNQVQALTPFQMMQSTFFSNATI from the coding sequence ATGGCTGCATCAATTAGGAATCATGTCATGGTCGACAAAACGAATGATAACAGCATCTGggagtatataaatatagatgcttatgataaaaaacttgaagTGGGTATAATAGTTAATTCTGAAGACGAAGCTTACAATCTCTACAATGAATATGCATTGAGGAAGGGTTTTAGCATAAGAAAAGGAAACAAACGATTAGTCGATGGGGTTCTCCGACAACGAGAATATGTGTGCTCCAAAGCAggattttctgattctaaagATCCTTGTAACTTAAAAGGGATAAATCGATTAGTAACAAGAACGGGATGTACGGCTAGAGTTCGATTCAGTATAAAAAGTGGTGCTTGGGAAGTCACTCATTTTAATGATATGCACAATCACGAGTTTGCAAAACAAGAGGAAAGACACAATTTACGATCTGGTAGGAGAATGCTAGATTCTCATGCAGCTGTTATTTCCTCTATGGTACAAGCAGGCATAAAACCAATAAAATCATACTCTTATTTAGCCAAACAGGTTGGGGGGACACAAAATGTTGGATTTACTAAGAAAGATTGTTATAATTTCTTGCATACCGCAAGAAAAGTGATGATTGAAGCAGGCGACGGACAAAGTGTCATTAATTACTTTAAGCATAGACAATTGGAAGATCCTATGTTTTTTTATTCTGTGCAGGTAGACCAAGAGAATCAAATGGCAAACTTCTTTTGGAGAGATGGTAGATCAAAATTAGACTATGATGCATTTGGACATGTTATCATTTTTTATACTACATATAGAACTAACAAATATAACATGATTTGTGCTCCATTTGTTGAGATCAATCATCATTGGAAGAATGTGTTATTTGGATGTGCTTTTTTATTAGATGAGACCACCGAATCATTTATTTGGTTGTTTGAGACATTTTTAGAAGCTATGGGAGGTCAAGAACCCAGGAGTATCTTTACCGATCAAGATCAAGCAATGGCAAATGCCATAAGGATTGTATTTCCTAAGTCACGCCATCGACTCTGCTTATGGCATCTTTGGAATAATGCTAAAAAACATCTTGCTGGAATTTATGGCAATTCAAACTTTAATGCAAAATTTAGCAAGTGCCTTAGTGGATGTGTGGATGAAATGGAGTTCCAATCAGTTTGGGAGGATATGATCAAAACATTCAATCTTCAAGACAATGTTTGGCTAAATAGACTATATGAGATTAGAGCAAAGTGGTGCACTGCTTtgaatatggattttttttctgcaaaaaCAAAATCTACACAAAGAAGTGAGAGCACAAATAGTGTCTTTCATCAAATTTTCGGCACATCTTTGCCTCTTATTCAAGTTATTGAATGCTATGAGAAAAAAGCAGAAGATATGCGTCAAGGAGAGCGGGATGAAGACTTTCACTGCAAAAACGGTGCCCCTAAAAGTGTCATTAGTTATGGAGGAATTTTAGAAAATGCAGCTAATGTCTACACAATTAAGCTTTTTGCAATGTTTAAGGAGGAGTTTCTTGAGGGTGTAGGGCTGAATTGCATTGAGGTCAATGTTGAACAAAAGCTAGTGACATACACACTCAACAAATCTAGTGAGAAGAAGGCTTTCTTTGTGAAGTTTGACACATCCGATTTTAATATCTCTTGTAGCTGTAAGTTGTTTGAGTCATTGGGATTATTGTGCCGCCATTCTCTGAGGGTTCTGCTTGTGAATAATGTAAATGCTATACCAACACAGTATATTTTGCACAGATGGACGAAAGATGCAAAAAAGAGATTGATGTGTCATACTACCGAATCGTCAAACAAAGATGAAAAATCTGCTCGTGCCTTGCGTCTTAGCGAGTTGAACCATCTTGGgcataatatttttgataaagGCTCATTGACTGTTGAAGGAACAAAAATTGTCAAAGACAAGTTAATGGAGACACTAGAATTGCTTGAAAAAAGTTTTGGAAGCTTGAATACATCTGAAAATTTAAAAGGAAAATCAGTTTGCAATAGTGCAATTCGTTTTGTTAATGATACACATTCCTCTGATGAGAATATGCAGGTTTTGGATCCTCCATGTGTGAGAAAGAAAGGATTAACTAATGCTCGAATCAAAAGTCAGTTGGAAAAGAAGGTTaaaaggaagaaaatgagagaaacTAGCCATGTATCGCAATCTCATCAAAATCAGATGTTCAGATCTAGTTCTAGTACTATGCCACAACATGGTGCTACACAAATGTCTCAGCTCAATCAAAAACCAATGATATACTCTGGCCATTTTCAAGGTCCTCAAACTGGTTATAATCAAGTTCAGGCACTAACTCCTTTTCAAATGATGCAAtctacttttttctcaaatgCCACAATCTAG
- the LOC109710971 gene encoding uncharacterized protein LOC109710971 isoform X2: MEGSSCADDPSAPDSWEMADLEESVSRLLLSSGKNAPGADDASRLELAAAAPATLSDSSVERGGAALGDAVIEVDQFLREALEKPRERISILRMEQDIVKFIRDPTQQQLEFQALPTSYLRLAAHRLAQHYYLQSVAIPDSSSSDGSGSRVVLRKTHTECRFPPIRLADIPVNLPQEDNNTVVKLAIKQRPQRRTQNTSNANVHSMKTNYQKSVEERKEEYNRARARIFSNNNSSSSSSMVVKEDDEPKLPESLDPCSSIELTSDAKLSLEGCESASASGINDSCSGGNRLSKNANEKDPAVGRYRAGGRVAIFRDREVDRKDPDYDRNYDRYMQRFDPGFGFGGGPYTMQPLFSPAVNYNTEFPQLGSGHRSQLSIEQQPRPIPQHLHGPWSAPPTPNPLGYRPSEGMMAPFNPNHIGGSAASSIYMHSSQYSGPPHPGMAFVHPNEHMQPFVRSQQQQPDASFGLARPR; encoded by the exons ATGGAGGGCTCCTCCTGCGCCGACGACCCTTCCGCTCCCGACTCGTGGGAGATGGCCGATTTGGAAGAGAGCGTGAGTCGTTTGCTGCTCTCTTCCGGGAAGAACGCCCCTGGCGCCGACGATGCCTCTCGGCTGGagctcgcggcggcggcgcccgctACGTTGTCGGATTCTTCTGTGGAGCGCGGCGGAGCGGCCTTGGGGGACGCCGTTATCGAGGTTGATCAGTTCCTCAGGGAAGCGTTGGAGAAGCCCCGGGAACGGATTTCGA TTCTTAGGATGGAACAAGATATCGTGAAGTTTATCAGAGATCCAACTCAACAACAATTAGAATTCCAGGCACTTCCGACTTCCTATCTTCGATTGGCTGCACATCGTTTGGCTCAGCATTATTATCTTCAGTCAGTTGCTATACCAGACAGTAGTTCATCTGATGGGTCTGGTTCTCGTGTAGTTCTCCGAAAAACACATACAGAATGTCGCTTTCCTCCCATTCGCCTTGCAGATATTCCTGTAAACCTTCCCCAAGAAGACAACAATACTGTTGTTAAACTTGCAATTAAGCAGCGTCCGCAGAGACGGACACAGAATACTAGCAATGCAAATGTCCATTCTATGAAAACAAATTATCAGAAAAGTgttgaagaaagaaaagaagagtatAACAGGGCACGTGCACGAATATTTAGCAATAACAATAGTAGTAGCAGTAGCAGCATGGTTGTTAAAGAAGATGATGAGCCAAAGCTTCCTGAGAGTCTCGATCCGTGCTCCTCCATAGAGCTGACTTCGGATGCTAAATTGTCACTTGAAGGTTGTGAAAGTGCTTCCGCAAGTGGTATAAATGATTCTTGTTCAGGTGGCAACAGACTGAGTAAGAATGCGAATGAGAAAGATCCTGCAGTCGGTAGATATAGAGCAGGTGGGAGGGTAGCAATCTTTCGTGACCGTGAAGTGGATCGTAAGGATCCCGACTATGACAGGAATTATGACAG ATACATGCAAAGATTTGATCCTGGTTTTGGATTTGGTGGTGGTCCCTATACCATGCAACCACTTTTTTCTCCTGCTGTTAACTACAATACTGAGTTCCCTCAGCTTGGATCAGGCCACAGGTCTCAGCTCTCTATAGAACAGCAACCTCGGCCTATTCCTCAGCATCTTCATGGACCATGGTCGGCCCCACCTACCCCTAATCCGTTGGGTTATAGACCTTCCGAAGGCATGATGGCACCTTTTAATCCCAATCATATTGGTGGTTCTGCCGCATCCTCTATTTACATGCACTCATCTCAGTATTCCGGCCCTCCACACCCAGGAATGGCTTTTGTCCATCCGAACGAACACATGCAACCCTTTGTCCGG agtcaacaacaacaacctgATGCAAGTTTTGGATTAGCCCGGCCCCGTTAA
- the LOC109710971 gene encoding cAMP-regulated phosphoprotein 21-like isoform X1: MEGSSCADDPSAPDSWEMADLEESVSRLLLSSGKNAPGADDASRLELAAAAPATLSDSSVERGGAALGDAVIEVDQFLREALEKPRERISILRMEQDIVKFIRDPTQQQLEFQALPTSYLRLAAHRLAQHYYLQSVAIPDSSSSDGSGSRVVLRKTHTECRFPPIRLADIPVNLPQEDNNTVVKLAIKQRPQRRTQNTSNANVHSMKTNYQKSVEERKEEYNRARARIFSNNNSSSSSSMVVKEDDEPKLPESLDPCSSIELTSDAKLSLEGCESASASGINDSCSGGNRLSKNANEKDPAVGRYRAGGRVAIFRDREVDRKDPDYDRNYDRYMQRFDPGFGFGGGPYTMQPLFSPAVNYNTEFPQLGSGHRSQLSIEQQPRPIPQHLHGPWSAPPTPNPLGYRPSEGMMAPFNPNHIGGSAASSIYMHSSQYSGPPHPGMAFVHPNEHMQPFVRQSQQQQPDASFGLARPR, from the exons ATGGAGGGCTCCTCCTGCGCCGACGACCCTTCCGCTCCCGACTCGTGGGAGATGGCCGATTTGGAAGAGAGCGTGAGTCGTTTGCTGCTCTCTTCCGGGAAGAACGCCCCTGGCGCCGACGATGCCTCTCGGCTGGagctcgcggcggcggcgcccgctACGTTGTCGGATTCTTCTGTGGAGCGCGGCGGAGCGGCCTTGGGGGACGCCGTTATCGAGGTTGATCAGTTCCTCAGGGAAGCGTTGGAGAAGCCCCGGGAACGGATTTCGA TTCTTAGGATGGAACAAGATATCGTGAAGTTTATCAGAGATCCAACTCAACAACAATTAGAATTCCAGGCACTTCCGACTTCCTATCTTCGATTGGCTGCACATCGTTTGGCTCAGCATTATTATCTTCAGTCAGTTGCTATACCAGACAGTAGTTCATCTGATGGGTCTGGTTCTCGTGTAGTTCTCCGAAAAACACATACAGAATGTCGCTTTCCTCCCATTCGCCTTGCAGATATTCCTGTAAACCTTCCCCAAGAAGACAACAATACTGTTGTTAAACTTGCAATTAAGCAGCGTCCGCAGAGACGGACACAGAATACTAGCAATGCAAATGTCCATTCTATGAAAACAAATTATCAGAAAAGTgttgaagaaagaaaagaagagtatAACAGGGCACGTGCACGAATATTTAGCAATAACAATAGTAGTAGCAGTAGCAGCATGGTTGTTAAAGAAGATGATGAGCCAAAGCTTCCTGAGAGTCTCGATCCGTGCTCCTCCATAGAGCTGACTTCGGATGCTAAATTGTCACTTGAAGGTTGTGAAAGTGCTTCCGCAAGTGGTATAAATGATTCTTGTTCAGGTGGCAACAGACTGAGTAAGAATGCGAATGAGAAAGATCCTGCAGTCGGTAGATATAGAGCAGGTGGGAGGGTAGCAATCTTTCGTGACCGTGAAGTGGATCGTAAGGATCCCGACTATGACAGGAATTATGACAG ATACATGCAAAGATTTGATCCTGGTTTTGGATTTGGTGGTGGTCCCTATACCATGCAACCACTTTTTTCTCCTGCTGTTAACTACAATACTGAGTTCCCTCAGCTTGGATCAGGCCACAGGTCTCAGCTCTCTATAGAACAGCAACCTCGGCCTATTCCTCAGCATCTTCATGGACCATGGTCGGCCCCACCTACCCCTAATCCGTTGGGTTATAGACCTTCCGAAGGCATGATGGCACCTTTTAATCCCAATCATATTGGTGGTTCTGCCGCATCCTCTATTTACATGCACTCATCTCAGTATTCCGGCCCTCCACACCCAGGAATGGCTTTTGTCCATCCGAACGAACACATGCAACCCTTTGTCCGG cagagtcaacaacaacaacctgATGCAAGTTTTGGATTAGCCCGGCCCCGTTAA